Part of the Arthrobacter globiformis genome is shown below.
GCGGGCCAGGAAGGCGCTGGCGGCGATCTGCTCAAAGCTCAGCACCTTCGCAGCCGGCACCATGCCGCGGCGCTGCATCTCCTCGCTGTAGGAGGTCAGCTTGACCTGGAGGTCCAGCTTCGGTTTCCGGACGAAGGTGCCCAGCCCGACCACCCGCTCGATGACTTCCTCCCCCACCAGGGCGTCGATGGCCTGCCGGACGGTCATCCTGGCCAGGCCGAAACGTTCGGCCAGGTCACGTTCGGAGGGCAGCGCCGAGCCTGGCGGGCAGGACGTCGCGATGTAGGTCCTGAGGATCTCACGGAGCTGAACGTAGATCGGCGTCCCGCTGGTCCTGTCGATTTCGCCGGCAATCCCGGCCACGTTAGCCGCCACTGCGGCCGCTCCTATATTGCATGCTCACAGTTCAAGGGTAAGCCAACCCGGCCACAGGTCTAGACCAGGTCCGTCCCCGGCGGATTGACAGCACAGGGGGCCGATATTCTTAAGGACGAACAAATGGAAAGACGACGGCGGCTTCCCACAAGTGCCGGCCCGTCCAAGACGAAGGAGTCCAGTTGCCCGTTCGTAAGGCAATAGTTTCTGCGGCCGTCGGCCTACACGCCAGGCCGGCAGCTGTGTTTGTCCGTGCGGTCACGGAGACAGGGTTACCCGTGACCATCCGCAAGGAAGGTATTGACGCCGTGGACGCCCGCTCCCTGCTGGAGGTCATGACTGCCGACTTCAACTGCGGCTGCGAAGTCGAACTGGCGGTCAAGGAATCAGCCCTGCCAACGGGCAGGAGCCTGGGAGAAGCCGAGGCTGCACTCTCGGGTCTCGTCGAGCTGCTGGCGTCGCAGAGAGCCAGCTGAGGCCAGCTCAATACAGGAAGAACGACGGCGGGCCCCACCTAAAAGGTGGGGCCCGCCGTCGTTCTTGGTACTGAAACGCTTAGTGTGCGTGGTCGCCGCGGCTGTACTCGTAGACCCAGCCCACGAGGGCCACCAGCGCCATACCACCGGCGATGAAGACGATCCAGAAACCTACAGCCAGGCCGAGGAATCCTGCTGCGCAGGACAGGCCCAGGACCAGCGGCCACCAGCTCCAGGGGCTGAAATGGCCCTGTTCGCCGGCGCCTTCGTGGATTTCCGCGTCTGCACGGTCCTCGGGACGCATGCCCACGCGCTTGCCGGTGAAGCCCAGGTAGGCACCGATCATGCCCGCCAGGCCACCCACCAGGAGGATGCCCAGGGTGCCGACCCACTCAGACCAGTTGGTGAGGAAGCCGTAGATGATGGAAATCGGAACGAAGAAGAAAACTCCTGCTCCAAAAATCCATGACTCGATTCTCATTGCGCGGTGTCCTTCTGATCGGCGTTACCGAGCACGCTTGCTGCAGGTGCCGGCGACTCAACGGTGTGTGACTGGGAGAGCTCAGGGTGGTGCAGGTCCAGCGCCGGACGCTCCGAGCGGATGCGCGGCAGGGACGTGAAGTTGTGCCGCGGCGGCGGGCAGGACGTGGCCCACTCCAGCGAGGCACCGAAGCCCCAGGGATCGTCGACCTGAACCTTTTCGGCGCTGCGTGCGGTGATGTACACGTTCCAGAAGAACGGGATCAGGGACGCACCCAGAACGAACGAGGCAATGGTGGAGAACTGGTTCATCCAGGTGAAGTTGTCCTCCACCAGGTAGTCGGCGTAGCGGCGGGGCATGCCCTCAACGCCGAGCCAGTGCTGGATCAGGAAGGTGCCGTGGAAGCCCAGGAACAGGAGCCAGAAGTGGATCTTGCCGAGGCGTTCGTTGAGCATCTTGCCCGTCCACTTCGGCCACCAGAAGTAGAAGCCGGCGAACATCGCGAACACCACGGTGCCGAAGACCACGTAGTGGAAGTGTGCCACCACGAAGTAGGAGTCGGAGACATGGAAGTCCAGCGGCGGAGAGGCCAGGATGATGCCGGTCAGGCCGCCGAAGAGGAACGTGATGAGGAAGCCGATGCTCCACAGCATGGGGGTCTCAAAGGTGATGGAACCGCGCCACATGGTGCCGATCCAGTTGAAGAACTTCACGCCGGTCGGCACCGCGATCAGCATGGTCATGAAGGAGAAGAACGGCAGCAGCACGGAGCCGGTGACGTACATGTGGTGCGCCCACACGGTCACGGACAGGGCCGCGATGGCAATGGTCGCGTAGACCAGGCCCTTGTAGCCGAAGATCGGCTTGCGGCTGAAGACCGGGAAGATCTCAGACACGATGCCGAAGAACGGCAGGGCGATGATGTACACCTCGGGGTGGCCGAAGAACCAGAACAGGTGCTGCCACAGAACGGCGCCGCCGTTCTCCGGGTCGAAGATGTGGGCACCGAAGCGGCGGTCCGCACCGAGGGCGAAGAGTGCTGCGGCCAGCGGCGGGAACGCCATCAGGACCAGGATGGCCGTGACGAGGGTGTTCCAGGTGAAGATCGGCATGCGCCACATGGTCATGCCGGGGGCACGCATGCAGATGATGGTGGTGATGAAGTTGACCGCACCCAGAATGGTGCCGAAGCCGGACAGTGCCAGGCCGAAGACCCAAAGGTCACCGCCGACGCCGGGGCTGAAGGTGGTGTTGGAGAGCGGTGCGTAGGCGAACCAGCCGAAGGACGCAGCACCCTGCGGGGTGATGAAACCGGAAACGGCGATGGTGGAGCCGAACAGGAAGAACCAGAAGGCCAGCGCATTCAGTCGCGGGAAGGCGACGTCGGGCGCACCGATCTGGAGGGGCATGATCACGTTCGCAAAGCCGGCAAAGAGCGGGGTGGCGAACATGAGCAGCATGACCGTGCCGTGCATGGTGAACAGCTGGTTGTACTGTTCCTTGGTCTGCAGGATCTGCATGCCGGGTTCGAAGAGCTCGGCGCGGATGAGCAGTGCCATCACTCCGCCGAAGCAGAAGAACACGAAGGACGCGATCAGGTACATGTACCCGATGGTCTTGTGGTCCGTGGAGGTGATCCAGTTGACGACGATGCGCCCCTTGGATTTGGGAACTACGGGAGCCTCAAGGATCCCGGGGGTCTGGGTGTAAGTAGCCACTTCGCTTCCCTTACTTCGTAACGTTCAGGTTCGGGTTGCGGTCATACTCTTCGCCGAGCAGGCCCGTGTTGCCGTCCTGGCGCAGCTGGTTCATGTGAGCCTGGAATTCGGACTCGGAAACAACCTTGACGCGGAACAGCATTTCGGAGTGGTACTCACCGCAGAGCTCGGCGCACTTGCCGTCGTAGGTGCCCTCTTTGGTGGGGGTGAACCGGATGTAGTTGGTCTTACCCGGGATCATGTCCCTCTTCTGCAGGAATGCAGGAACCCAGAAGGAGTGGATGACGTCGCGCGAGTTCAGTTCCAGGTCAACGGACTTGTTGACGGGCAGGTACAGCGTGGGGAGCTTCTCCTTGTCCACTTCCTCACCCGTCAGGTGCGCCTGGACGCCGGCTTCGTGGACGTCCTCGGTGATGACGTCGCCCTTTTTGTAGTTGAAGTCCCATGCCCACTGCTTGCCGCGGACGTCCACTACGACGTCGGCCGGCTGCGAGCGGTCATCGATCGCCTGCTGGTCACGATCGGTGAAGTAGAAAAACACCAGGACCATGAAGAGCGGGATCGTCAGGTAGAAGACCTCAAGGGGCAGGTTGAAGCTGGTCTGCCGCGGGAAACCCACGGTGCCCTTGCGGCGGCGGTAGGCCACGAGGCACCAGACGATCAGGCCCCACGTGATGATGCCCACCACGAGGGCGGCAATCCATGAGTTGACCCAGAGGTCCATGATGCGGTCAGTGTGATTGGTGGTGCCACGCTCGGTGGGCAGCCACCCCTTCTCTACCTCTGGCGAACATCCAGTCAAAACCAACGCGCCGGCAGTTGCCAAGCCAGTGATCGTAGTGATCGTTTTGCGTCGGCTGCCGGTTCGGTTCTGCGAACTCACAGACGGCCCTTCCTACTTGTTGCTGTTGCCAGGGCGGCAAAAAGCTTCCCGGGCACACTAAAAGTTTTACTACTCGGTGTAGAGCTTACCGCTCCCCGCAGGTTTTCGCCCACATGTCCCCACCGTGTGGCGGCGCCGGTTTTCACCGGCGCCGCCAAGAGGTTTAGGAAGGGCCACTGACCCTTTAGTGGAACGAATCACCGCAGGCGCATGAGCCGCCCGCATTCGGGTTGTCGATGGTGAAGCCCTGCTTTGAGATGGTGTCTTCAAAGTCGATGCTGGCACCGCTGAGGTACGGCACGCTCATCTTGTCGACGACGACCTCGACACCGTCGTAGTCGCGTACCGCGTCACCTTCGAGGAGGCGCTCGTCGAAGTACAGCTGGTAGATGAGGCCGGAGCAGCCGCCCGGCTGCACGGCCACGCGGAGGCGAAGATCGGTCCGGCCTTCCTGCTCCAGGAGGCTGCGGACCTTGCCTGCTGCAACGTCCGTCAGCTGAACCTCGTGGCTCGCCAGTTCGTCACTGGCAGTGCCGGTGGATTCGGTGCTGTTTTCATTGGTCGTAGTGCTCATTGGCCTACCTTACTAACGGCGGTTGTGGCTGCCCCGCTTGCACGGTGCCTGCCCCTACGGAAACAGTACGGGCTATAGCTACATGCTACGTCGATCCGGCGCGGAGCTCTAACTTCAGGCGTAACCGTCAAAGTCCCTGCGTTGTTCCCTGCCAGCCGCTTAGCCGAGGCCTTCCGCGTTCAGCCGCGCCAGAAGCAGGGCCTCGGCGACCACCGCGTTGCGGAAGTCCCCAAGGTGCAATGACTCGTTGGCTGAATGGGCTCGCGAATCAGGGTCCTCCACGCCCGTCACCAGGATCTGGACCTCGGGGTACAGCTCGGTCAGGTCACTGATGAACGGTATCGAACCGCCGATCCCCATTTCCACGGCCGGAACGCCCCAGGCTTCGCCGAGCGCCCACATAGCGAGGCCGGCAGCCGACGAACCTGTGTCCGTCTGGAAGGCGTTGCCGCTCTCCCCCGGCGTGAAGGTCACCCTGGCGCCGAACGGTGCGTGGGTTTCCACGTGCCGGCGCACGGCTTCCATGGCTTCCGCCGGGTCCTGTCCGGGGGCCAGCCGCAGGCTGAACTTGGCCCGGGCGCGGGGCAGCAGGGTGTTGGAGGCAACGCTGACGGCCGGCGCGTCGAAGCCGATGATCGACAGGGCCGGCTTGGTCCACAGCCGGGACGCGATGGTTCCCGTGCCGGCCAGCTGGACGCCGTCGAGCACTGAAGCGTCCGCCCGATACTCCTCTTCGGTCAAATCCACGCCGGTTTCATTCCGGCTCACCAGACCCTTAATGGCCACGCTTCCCTGGTCGTCGTGCAGCGTCGCGATGAGGCGTGAGAGCAGCGTAGGGGCGTCCAGCACGGCACCGCCAAACATTCCCGAATGCACGGCATGGTCAAGGACCTGCACCTCGATGGTTCCGTCGACCAGCCCGCGCAGGCTCGTGGTGAGCGCCGGCACGCCCACCTTCCAGTTGCTGGAGTCGGCCACCACAATGACGTCGGCACGGAGCAGTTCGCGGTGGGCTTCCAGGAACGTCCTGAAGGTCGGCGAACCGGCTTCTTCCTCCCCCTCGAAGAACAGCGTCACGCCAAGCCCGAATTCATCGCCGAGCACGCGGGTCACGGCGCCGTAGGCGGCGACGTGGGCCATGATCCCGGCCTTGTCGTCGGCCGCGCCACGCCCGTAGAGGCGCCCGTTGCGTTCGACGGCGGTAAACGGCTCGGACGCCCACAGTGCCGGATCACCGGGCGGCTGGACGTCGTGGTGGGCGTAGAGAAGAATGGTCGGCTGGCCGGGCGCGGCCTCGCGGCGTGCCACCACGGCAGGCCCGCCGGGGGTACCGTCCGCCTTGTCGCACCGCAGGATCCGGACGTCTTCAATGCCCGCCGCGCGCACCAGGTCGGCGACGGCCTCGGCACTGGCGTCCAGCGGGGCGGGGTCAAAGCTGGGCCAGGCGATGCCGGGGATGGCCACCAGGTCCTTCAGCTGTGCAACGGTGGCGTCGAAGTCCGCCTCAACGGCGGCCCGCAGGGCGTCGGTGTCGACGCCGGCCACGGAGTCGCCGTACTCTTGCGGGGTCGCCGCGGGGTATGAAGTCATGGCCAAACACTACCCGTGTCACACACCACAACAAACATCGCCGCCAGCGGGCGCCGGAGGCCACGGCATAGCGTTCCGGGGGCAGCCGGGCAGGACCGGGGGCACAGCCCGCCAAGGTATTCTGTTGTGGTGTTCGGACGTAAAAAGGAAGCGCCAGCGGCGCAGGATGTAGTTGACCAGCAGGCTGCCGAGGCAGCCGCACTAGCGGGCAAAGGCGCGCCCACGCCCAAGCGCAAAGCACAGGAAGCGGCCCGCAAGCGCCCCCTCGTGCCGGAGGACCGGAAGGCCTCCAAGGAAGCGGAGCGTGCTGCCGCCCAGGAGCAGCGCCTGAAGGTGCGCCAGGCACTGGATACCGGCGACGAGAGGTTCCTGCCGATCCGCGACAAGGGCCCGCAGAAGCGGTATGCCCGGGATTACGTGGACGCCCGCTTCAGCCTGGGCGAGTACCTCATGTTCGGCGCCCTGGTGTTCGTCATCATCTCCCTCGTCGTGCCGTCCAACAGCGACATGATGATTTATGTGCTGGGCGGCTTCTGGGTAATGTTCCTGGCAGTATTCGTGGACGTGTTCATCCTGTCCCGCAAGCTCCGCAAGCGCCTCGCCGAAAAGTTCGGCGTAGTTGAGCGCGGCACCGTCTGGTACGGCTCCATGCGTTCGCTGCAGTTCCGGAAGCTTCGCCTGCCCAAGCCCCTGGTCCGCCGCGGGCAGTACCCGTCCTGATTCCTCGTTTTCCTCCTGCGGCACTGGCCGCCAGAGGGCGGTCCCGGACCTAAAACACAGCAGCCCGGCGGTGATACCGCCGGGCTGCTGTGTTTAACGTGCGTGCGAACTAGCGGTTCCTGGCCAGTTCCCTGTTGATCCGGGCAGCCCAGAACGGCCCCTCATACAGGAAGGCGGTGTAGCCCTGGACCAGGGTGGCGCCTGCGTCCAGCCGGTCCTGGACGTCCGTGGCGGTCTCCACGCCGCCCACGGAAATCAGCGCCAGCCGGTCCTGGGTGACCGACTTCAGCCGGCGCAGCACCTCCAGCGAACGGCTTTTCAGCGGAGCACCGGACAGACCGCCGGCACCGCAGGCCTCCACCTTGTCCGCTGCAGAATCGAGCCCATCCCGGCTGATGGTGGTGTTCGTGGCAATGATGCCGTCCAGGCCCAGGTCCATCGCCAGCCGGGCGACGTCGTCGATGTCCTCGTCGGTGAGGTCAGGGGCGATCTTGACCAACAGCGGGACATGCCGGCCTGCGGACTTGTCCGCCTCCTCCCCCACTGCCTTCAGCAGCGGCCGGAGCGTCTCCACGTTCTGCAGAAGCCGGAGCCCCGGCGTGTTCGGCGAGCTGACGTTCACCACGAGGTAGTCCGCCGCCGGGGCGAGGCCGCGGGCACTGATGAGGTAGTCCTCCACAGCGTCCTCGAGCTCCACGATCTTGGTCTTGCCGATGTTGACGCCGATCACGGGCCGCACCTTGGCATGGCGCCGTTGCAGCGCAGCCCGGGCGGACTTCAGCCGCGGAGCTACGGCAGAGGCCCCGTCGTTGTTGAATCCCATCCGGTTGATGACGGCCCGGTCCTCAATCAGCCGGAACAGCCGCGGCTGTTCGTTGCCGGGCTGGGCCTGGCCGGTAATGGTACCCACCTCGACGTGGCCGAATCCAAGCTCCGTCAGGGCCTCGATTCCGTGGCCCTCCTTGTCGAAGCCGGCGGCCAGTCCGAACGGCGACGGAAAGGTCAGGCCGAGCGCGTTCGTCTGCAGGGATGCCGGCGGTGCCGTAAACCGTTCCAGCAACCGTCCCGCTCCCACGGAATGGACCAGCCGGATTCCCTTGAAACCGATCTTGTGGGCGCGTTCGGCGTCCATCCATGAAAAGGCCAGCCTGAAAAATGTGGGGTATACGCGCATGCCTCTAGTTTTCCGTCTTCGGCGGTACAGACCAAACCGGGCTGACACACCACCCGGGCCGGGACTGCAAAGCCTACGCTGGTGCCATGGAGTGGCAGAGCGACATCCTGGGGCCGGGCTTCGAGTCCTGCGCCTTCGAAGCCGCGGGCGGGGACGGCGTCCGCCGCCGGGCCACCCTGGTCCGGTTCGCTTCGCTCCACCGGACGCCCCGGACGTCCGTAGCGCCGGACCGCGCCGGGCAGTGCTCTTCCTGCATGGCTGGAGCGACTACTTCTTCAACATAGAGCTGGCGCGGTTCTGGGACGCGCACGGCTTCGAATTCTTTGCCCTGGATATGCACAACCACGGCCGCAGCCTTCAGCCGGGCACCCATGGCGGCTACGTCGCAGATCTGGGACACTACGACGCCGAGATCGGCACCGCGGCCGGCATGATCACCGAGTCCGGAGGTGCAGGACCCGTGCGGCTCGCGCTCATGGGCCATTCCACCGGCGGCCTCGTGGCAGCCCTGTGGGCCAGCCGCAACCCCGGCGCCGTTTCCCAGCTGGTCCTGAACAGTCCCTGGCTCGAAATGCACGGCAGCGCCCTGGTCCGCCGTGCGGCCTGGACCATGGTGGAGCCAATCGCCCGCCTGCGGCCGGAGGCGGTGCTCAGGCTGCCGGAGCGCGGCTTCTACTGGCGGAGCATCAGCAGTTCCGCCGAAGGCGAATGGACTCTGGACGCTGCCTACCGGCCGCCACTGGCCTTTCCGGTGCGCGCGGCCTGGCTCAGTGCCATCCTGGCCGGGCAGGCCAAGGTTGCGCGCGGCCTCGGCATCGGCGTTCCCGTTCTGGTCCTGCTGTCGGCGGCGAGCGAGAACGGGATGGTGTGGAACGAGGAAATGCGCCGCACGGACGCGGTGCTGGACGTCAACACTATTGCCGCCCGTGCCATGTCGCTAGGCCGGAGCGTCACCGTGGAGCGCATCGACGGGGCCCTTCACGACGTGTTCCTTTCCCGCGCCGACGTGCGGGCCGACGCCTACCGGCGCCTGGCCAAATGGATCAGGGGCTACGCCGCCTGATCCAGGGACAGGGGGTCCAGGAACGCGACTTCCAACACCGGCGGAACCTAGAGGGCCTGGGCGGCGTCCACTGCCCCGCCGTACCGGCGGTCCCGCTGGGCGTAGATTTCCACGGCATCCCAGAGGGTCCGGCGGTCGAC
Proteins encoded:
- a CDS encoding quinone-dependent dihydroorotate dehydrogenase, whose translation is MRVYPTFFRLAFSWMDAERAHKIGFKGIRLVHSVGAGRLLERFTAPPASLQTNALGLTFPSPFGLAAGFDKEGHGIEALTELGFGHVEVGTITGQAQPGNEQPRLFRLIEDRAVINRMGFNNDGASAVAPRLKSARAALQRRHAKVRPVIGVNIGKTKIVELEDAVEDYLISARGLAPAADYLVVNVSSPNTPGLRLLQNVETLRPLLKAVGEEADKSAGRHVPLLVKIAPDLTDEDIDDVARLAMDLGLDGIIATNTTISRDGLDSAADKVEACGAGGLSGAPLKSRSLEVLRRLKSVTQDRLALISVGGVETATDVQDRLDAGATLVQGYTAFLYEGPFWAARINRELARNR
- the ctaD gene encoding aa3-type cytochrome oxidase subunit I, translated to MATYTQTPGILEAPVVPKSKGRIVVNWITSTDHKTIGYMYLIASFVFFCFGGVMALLIRAELFEPGMQILQTKEQYNQLFTMHGTVMLLMFATPLFAGFANVIMPLQIGAPDVAFPRLNALAFWFFLFGSTIAVSGFITPQGAASFGWFAYAPLSNTTFSPGVGGDLWVFGLALSGFGTILGAVNFITTIICMRAPGMTMWRMPIFTWNTLVTAILVLMAFPPLAAALFALGADRRFGAHIFDPENGGAVLWQHLFWFFGHPEVYIIALPFFGIVSEIFPVFSRKPIFGYKGLVYATIAIAALSVTVWAHHMYVTGSVLLPFFSFMTMLIAVPTGVKFFNWIGTMWRGSITFETPMLWSIGFLITFLFGGLTGIILASPPLDFHVSDSYFVVAHFHYVVFGTVVFAMFAGFYFWWPKWTGKMLNERLGKIHFWLLFLGFHGTFLIQHWLGVEGMPRRYADYLVEDNFTWMNQFSTIASFVLGASLIPFFWNVYITARSAEKVQVDDPWGFGASLEWATSCPPPRHNFTSLPRIRSERPALDLHHPELSQSHTVESPAPAASVLGNADQKDTAQ
- a CDS encoding HPr family phosphocarrier protein, producing the protein MPVRKAIVSAAVGLHARPAAVFVRAVTETGLPVTIRKEGIDAVDARSLLEVMTADFNCGCEVELAVKESALPTGRSLGEAEAALSGLVELLASQRAS
- a CDS encoding HesB/IscA family protein, yielding MSTTTNENSTESTGTASDELASHEVQLTDVAAGKVRSLLEQEGRTDLRLRVAVQPGGCSGLIYQLYFDERLLEGDAVRDYDGVEVVVDKMSVPYLSGASIDFEDTISKQGFTIDNPNAGGSCACGDSFH
- the ctaC gene encoding aa3-type cytochrome oxidase subunit II, whose translation is MSSQNRTGSRRKTITTITGLATAGALVLTGCSPEVEKGWLPTERGTTNHTDRIMDLWVNSWIAALVVGIITWGLIVWCLVAYRRRKGTVGFPRQTSFNLPLEVFYLTIPLFMVLVFFYFTDRDQQAIDDRSQPADVVVDVRGKQWAWDFNYKKGDVITEDVHEAGVQAHLTGEEVDKEKLPTLYLPVNKSVDLELNSRDVIHSFWVPAFLQKRDMIPGKTNYIRFTPTKEGTYDGKCAELCGEYHSEMLFRVKVVSESEFQAHMNQLRQDGNTGLLGEEYDRNPNLNVTK
- a CDS encoding dipeptidase; its protein translation is MTSYPAATPQEYGDSVAGVDTDALRAAVEADFDATVAQLKDLVAIPGIAWPSFDPAPLDASAEAVADLVRAAGIEDVRILRCDKADGTPGGPAVVARREAAPGQPTILLYAHHDVQPPGDPALWASEPFTAVERNGRLYGRGAADDKAGIMAHVAAYGAVTRVLGDEFGLGVTLFFEGEEEAGSPTFRTFLEAHRELLRADVIVVADSSNWKVGVPALTTSLRGLVDGTIEVQVLDHAVHSGMFGGAVLDAPTLLSRLIATLHDDQGSVAIKGLVSRNETGVDLTEEEYRADASVLDGVQLAGTGTIASRLWTKPALSIIGFDAPAVSVASNTLLPRARAKFSLRLAPGQDPAEAMEAVRRHVETHAPFGARVTFTPGESGNAFQTDTGSSAAGLAMWALGEAWGVPAVEMGIGGSIPFISDLTELYPEVQILVTGVEDPDSRAHSANESLHLGDFRNAVVAEALLLARLNAEGLG
- a CDS encoding DUF3043 domain-containing protein — encoded protein: MFGRKKEAPAAQDVVDQQAAEAAALAGKGAPTPKRKAQEAARKRPLVPEDRKASKEAERAAAQEQRLKVRQALDTGDERFLPIRDKGPQKRYARDYVDARFSLGEYLMFGALVFVIISLVVPSNSDMMIYVLGGFWVMFLAVFVDVFILSRKLRKRLAEKFGVVERGTVWYGSMRSLQFRKLRLPKPLVRRGQYPS
- a CDS encoding cytochrome c oxidase subunit 4, which gives rise to MRIESWIFGAGVFFFVPISIIYGFLTNWSEWVGTLGILLVGGLAGMIGAYLGFTGKRVGMRPEDRADAEIHEGAGEQGHFSPWSWWPLVLGLSCAAGFLGLAVGFWIVFIAGGMALVALVGWVYEYSRGDHAH